Sequence from the Clostridia bacterium genome:
AAGAACATTTTAAACAGATACTCACAAAGACGGAAAATGCAGTCACCAAACAATATATAGCATTGATGAATACCGAAGGTGTAAACATTGAATTTACAGAAGATTCAATAGATGAAATAGCAAATATAGCTTATATACAAAACGAACAAATGGAGGATATTGGAGCCAGAAGACTATATACCGTATTTGAAAAGCTTTTGCAGGATATATCCTTTGATGCACCTGATATTGAACAAAAGGACATAACAATTGATAGGGATTATGTAGTTGGAAGATTTAAAGATGATATTTCCAACAGAGATATAGAAAGATATATAATATAAAGGAGTGTAGGATATGGCAAGGACATTGCTAGAAAAGACTAGAAGGTTGAACAAGGTTTTGCAAAAAGCAGGAAGTAAACCTGTTGTTTTTGCTGATCTATGTAATATTTTAAGTGAAGAGCTGGACTCAAATGTATATATAGCCAGTAAAAATGGGGAAATTTTAGGACATTCCGCTCTTTTTCCCCAAGAGATATTTATACAAGATAACGTGATACCAAAGAGATTTAATAAATATCTATTAAATATTGAACAAACCGAGGCAAATATTACACAAGATAAAATCTTTATCTTTAATCGAGAAGAAGATTTAGAATTTTCCGATAGCATTATGACTGTTACGCCAATAAATGGTGGCAGTGAAAGATTGGGTACTTTGCTTTTTATGAAAGATAAAGGGGAATATGACCAAGATGACTTGGTTTTAGCTGAATATAGTGCCACTGTAGTTGGCATGGAGATTATCAGGACAAAGAATGATGAAATAGAAGAAAATGCAAGGAAAAAAGCAGTTGTACAGCTAGCTATTGGTACTTTATCTTATTCTGAATTAGAGGCAGTAGAATATATCTTCAAAGAATTAGATGGTATGGAAGGTCTATTAGTTGCTAGTAAAATAGCAGATAGAGTAGGAATAACAAGATCTGTAATAGTCAATGCATTAAGGAAGTTTGAAAGTGCAGGCGTTATTGAATCAAGATCCCTTGGAATGAAAGGCACATTTATACGTATATTAAATGACAGATTATTAGAAGAACTGGAGAAAATAAAGAGTTAAGAAAACTTAGCTCTTTATTTTTTTGTGCAAAATAGGACCAAAGTCCTACAATAAAGAATAATTGATAATAAAGTAGCATGTACACATTACAAAAATTTACATAAAATATTAAGTATGGATGAGAATAATGTAAAAAAACAAAAAAAAATGTCAACAATAATGAAACTCAACCGTATAGCTTATAGATCATGTTGGGAGGAATAAACCTATGAATGTTTTTGGCAATATTAATTCAATGGAAAAAGCTATGGACGTTTTATCGATGAGAAACCAGATAATTAATAATAATATTGCTAACGTTGATACGCCAGGGTTCAAGAGATCAGGAGTTGTTTTTGAGGAGCTGTTAGATGAAAACATAATGAAATTGAAAGGTAAAGTCACTAGAGACCAACATATACCTATAGGGAAAAAGGGATTAGATCAAATTCAACCTATAATTAATAAGCAGAATAAAACAAGGATGAGGATGGATGGAAACAATGTAGATATCGATTATGAGATGGCCGAACTGGCAAAAAACACTCTGCAATATAATTCGGTTTCTACTCAAATATCAAGACAGCTCAGAAAAATAAAAACTGCGATTACAGGAGGTAGATGATAAAATGGGTTATCTTGATTCTTTAGATATAAGTGCTAGCGGCTTAACTGCACAGAGGTTAAGGATGGATGTGATATCTAAAAATATCGCTAATATGAATACCACACGAACTGAAACTGGAGATCCTTACAGAAGAAAGACTGTTGTTTTCGCAGAGCAGAAAGACTCTGATTCATTCAAAAATGTATTAGGTAATGCGGTGGACAAAGCAGGGGGAGGGGTAAAGGTGACTGGAATCATAGAAGATACTAGTCCTTATAAAAGAGTATATAACCCTGAACATCCCGATGCTGACCAGGAAGGATATGTAAACATGCCCAATATAAATATAATAGAAGAAATGGTAAATATGATCTCTGCCACTAGATCATACGAAGCCAATATTACTTGTTTTAATTCATCAAAAAGCATGTTAATTCGTGCACTGGACATTGGAAAACTATAGAGAGGTGTTATGATTTATGAGGATTAGCGATCTACAACAGATTAATAATTTTGGTCAAACAAATAGTCTTACATCTAACAAAGCGGAAAACAAGAAAAGTTTTTCTGAAACATTAAAAAATGCAATTTATAAAGTGGATAGCCTTCAAAAACAAGCGGATAAATCAAATGACATGCTCGTTGCAAAACAGCCTGAAAATCTTCACAATGTTGTTATTGATGCTGAAAAAGCCGATATTGCTCTTCAATTGACGCTTCAGATAAGGAATAAAATGGTGGAGGCTTATCAGGAGATAATGAGAATGCAAATTTAGTTTGACTCCTGTCAAGAAATGAGGTGTATTTGGTGCGTGAAACTATAACTAGAATAAAAAAACAACTGGACGATTTCTGGCAGGGTTTAAACAAATCCCAAAAAATACGCTTTATTATAATAGTATCTGCTGTGATATTAGGATTATTAGTAATGGGTATTGTATTCTCCAGAGATGCTTATGATGTTCTATATTCGGGTTTGGATACTGAAAGCGCTGCAGAAATAACTTCTAAATTGGATGAGTTAGATATTCCATGGAAATCAGAGCTGAATAATACAACAATAAAAGTGCCTAAAAACATGGTAGATAAGGCTAGGATGCAGTTAGTATCAGAAGGAATTCCTAAACAGCCTTTAACTTTTCAAGAATATATGAAAGAGATAAAAATCGGAACAACTGATCAAGAAAGACAAAAGCTTTTTGTTGACTACATAAGGCGTGACCTTGCCAATTCAATAAAAACGTTAGACAATGTAGAAGATGCAATAGTTTATATAGGAATGCCTGAAGAAGATAATTTTGTGATAAAAGACAACAACCATCCTGTAACTGCATCTGTGATATTAAAGATTAGAAGAGGCGCACAATTAGAGCCTCAAAATGTGAAAGCTGTGGAAAGTTTAGTGGCTAATAGCATTGAGGGTTTAAAACCTGAAAATGTTACTATTATTGACAATAATGCTAATATACTAAGTTCAGACATAGACGATCAACAAGAGCTTGTGAACAATCAGATAGAACTAAAAAATAAGTTTGAGCAAATGATAAACCAAAGAATAAAAGATCTTTTAGAGCCAGTATTTGGATACAATAAAATTGTGGCTGCTTCAAATGTGGTACTTGATTTTGATAAAAAAGTATCTGAAACAGTTAAGTTCGAACCGGTGATTGATGATGAAGGAATAGTTGTGAGTGTAGAAAAATTAAAAGAAAAGATGCAAAATCCTGACGGAGGAGGAGTACCCGGGATAGATAGTAATGATGGGGCTGCTCAATATGTGCAACCAGATGAGGGAGATTCATCCTATGAGAAAAAGAACGAAATCAAGAACTATGAGGTCAATCAGATAAAAGAACAGATTGAACAGGCTCAGGGTCAGATCAAGGATTTATCCATATCCGTAATCATAGATAGTAGTGATGTA
This genomic interval carries:
- the fliF gene encoding flagellar basal-body MS-ring/collar protein FliF, giving the protein MRETITRIKKQLDDFWQGLNKSQKIRFIIIVSAVILGLLVMGIVFSRDAYDVLYSGLDTESAAEITSKLDELDIPWKSELNNTTIKVPKNMVDKARMQLVSEGIPKQPLTFQEYMKEIKIGTTDQERQKLFVDYIRRDLANSIKTLDNVEDAIVYIGMPEEDNFVIKDNNHPVTASVILKIRRGAQLEPQNVKAVESLVANSIEGLKPENVTIIDNNANILSSDIDDQQELVNNQIELKNKFEQMINQRIKDLLEPVFGYNKIVAASNVVLDFDKKVSETVKFEPVIDDEGIVVSVEKLKEKMQNPDGGGVPGIDSNDGAAQYVQPDEGDSSYEKKNEIKNYEVNQIKEQIEQAQGQIKDLSISVIIDSSDVDQTALSGTGLEEVRTLVASAVGIDPSFVNVQNMPFSKKGLKDDINEAFSAAEQLKKKQRLTNIIIVSAVAVIIILLVVFARRNARKSMQELETQQETAAVVDETEELFQDDEQSKKRNQIEKLIRQKPEEVAGLIRTWLNED
- the codY gene encoding GTP-sensing pleiotropic transcriptional regulator CodY; protein product: MARTLLEKTRRLNKVLQKAGSKPVVFADLCNILSEELDSNVYIASKNGEILGHSALFPQEIFIQDNVIPKRFNKYLLNIEQTEANITQDKIFIFNREEDLEFSDSIMTVTPINGGSERLGTLLFMKDKGEYDQDDLVLAEYSATVVGMEIIRTKNDEIEENARKKAVVQLAIGTLSYSELEAVEYIFKELDGMEGLLVASKIADRVGITRSVIVNALRKFESAGVIESRSLGMKGTFIRILNDRLLEELEKIKS
- the fliE gene encoding flagellar hook-basal body complex protein FliE; protein product: MRISDLQQINNFGQTNSLTSNKAENKKSFSETLKNAIYKVDSLQKQADKSNDMLVAKQPENLHNVVIDAEKADIALQLTLQIRNKMVEAYQEIMRMQI
- the flgB gene encoding flagellar basal body rod protein FlgB; the encoded protein is MNVFGNINSMEKAMDVLSMRNQIINNNIANVDTPGFKRSGVVFEELLDENIMKLKGKVTRDQHIPIGKKGLDQIQPIINKQNKTRMRMDGNNVDIDYEMAELAKNTLQYNSVSTQISRQLRKIKTAITGGR
- the flgC gene encoding flagellar basal body rod protein FlgC, encoding MGYLDSLDISASGLTAQRLRMDVISKNIANMNTTRTETGDPYRRKTVVFAEQKDSDSFKNVLGNAVDKAGGGVKVTGIIEDTSPYKRVYNPEHPDADQEGYVNMPNINIIEEMVNMISATRSYEANITCFNSSKSMLIRALDIGKL